A part of Andrena cerasifolii isolate SP2316 chromosome 10, iyAndCera1_principal, whole genome shotgun sequence genomic DNA contains:
- the LOC143373807 gene encoding thialysine N-epsilon-acetyltransferase-like, with protein sequence MDNIIVRKAKREDCKAIRNLIQELADFEKMSEGPKIDHTTLEKDGFDAEHPLFICHVAEVKTKVVGYAISYYTYSTWCGKAMYLEDICVTLDARGKHIGGELLKAVAKEAIDNSCCRLDFSVLKWNPAKDFYKHKGAIDLTTEEGWHHYRLSDTALKALAADM encoded by the exons ATGGATAATATTATAGTACGTAAAGCCAAACGCGAAGATTGCAAAGCTATTAGAAACTTGATACAg GAGTTAGCTGATTTTGAGAAGATGTCAGAGGGACCAAAGATCGATCATACAA CATTAGAGAAGGATGGATTTGATGCGGAGCATCCCTTATTCATATGCCATGTGGCAGAAGTTAAGACGAAGGTGGTAGGGTACGCTATTTCGTATTATACATATTCAACATGGTGTGGAAAGGCAATGTACTTGGAAGATATTTGTGTAACACTTGATGCTCGAGGGAAGCACATTGGCGGCGAATTATTAAAAGCTGTCGCTAAG GAAGCAATAGATAACAGTTGCTGCAGATTAGATTTCTCAGTTCTCAAATGGAATCCTGCAAAAGATTTTTATAAACATAAAGGAGCGATTGATTTGACGACAGAAGAAGGATGGCATCATTATCGTTTATCAGATACAGCTTTAAAAGCCTTAGCTGCAGATATGTAA
- the LOC143374165 gene encoding uncharacterized protein LOC143374165, whose protein sequence is MSDKKQFPYLFSPTPLLLEPNAISTVPIAKEKLEEIYAEDTYETDSDLLSHSDMSWGSLEDRYVPFEILCDETTDSTISSVSSMSNFLSSTVLDQMPVPTNEEAIQCAHESSWGSHALDINSWDDYKAPVVKLRQLEDVLFDDFEFCGIFTDKLIGIGSSFLAKSPENGLYVLNKCVMRNMLHDISSFWSIVHLDLSHNAIEAIDGLENLKYLKHLNLSYNLIERIEKLDRLNIQELNLEGNCITAFESAIPRYGINTLPHLRKINLGYNKLSSLQFFKDGYSLRVIDLKFNRINDLLELSNFKGLIQEIDLRGNGCTKWPNYKGVLLFSIPSIQLIDGKPVSTSEKVGAATLFASPVNLRAARTVTKLTLLEQLSTPKIDLYITPYDEPSPPLIILTGPSAVKKISLALNIARVLSKKVMYCQWHTTKEPEHDQVEQPYNFVNREEFNDISRCGDFLAIEELLGNSYGFHHNQIASLILEKKIGITQMHLHATMQMSKRYPNIKPVLVLTESESVHHSWIQEKFDVYTCIRDSKENFVRDSKVTVESTLESTNTTLNFMEHIVNDIINSCQLHSNNTDVKPEELSMATNKIETKTVWAKEVVAKNNIEMEEKRYIKFQDGEGEEKGNETDHRHSEHYDILLGHKFDNQNELRVILDEYSNVIIEDEHTKRERHQAKLLYRRNTLLEAAGRSITGELSESMSSEETLTDPPPLETKKAELLKDIYTDLVIKTRKMYLDHHINQPGFFSLVLLTDDYVKSFNSLVSFIYEMYINHSTAKPKYFTELEHFTQVAVPAMNASVVDEIQQSLSISRSQRETLLRIYGITSWKDLMPSQRIKNVIKSTDLATTT, encoded by the exons ATGAGCGATAAGAAG CAGTTTCCATATCTCTTTTCCCCTACACCATTGTTACTTGAACCGAATGCGATTAGCACAGTTCCTATTGCAAAGGAAAAACTGGAAGAGATTTATGCTGAAGATACTTATGAAACTGATTCTGATTTATTGTCGCACAGCGATATGAGCTGGGGATCTTTAGAAGATAGATATGTGCCGTTTGAAATTTTATGCGACGAGACGACGGATTCAACAatttcctccgtttcttctatgtcaaat TTTCTCTCTTCGACTGTACTTGATCAAATGCCAGTCCCGACTAACGAAGAGGCAATACAATGTGCACACGAAAGCAGTTGGGGCAGTCACGCTTTAGATATTAATTCATGGGATGATTATAAGGCGCCCGTTGTAAAATTAAGACAGCTCGAAGATGTATTATTTGACGATTTCGAATTCTGTGGTATCTTCACGGATAAACTAATAGGGATTGGGTCGTCATTTCTCGCTAAATCCCCTGAAAATGGTCTCTACGTTTTGAATAAGTGTGTCATGAGAAACATG CTACACGACATCAGCAGCTTTTGGAGTATCGTTCACTTAGACTTATCGCATAATGCAATCGAAGCCATTGATGGCTTAGAAAATTTGAA GTACTTGAAGCACTTAAATTTGTCGTACAATTTAATCGAACGCATTGAGAAATTAGACAGGCTGAATATTCAAGAACTAAACTTGGAAGGCAATTGTATAACAGCATTTGAATCCGCTATACCTCGTTACGGTATAAATACTTTACCCCATTTGCGAAAGATAAATCTGGGATATAACAAGTTATCCAGCTTACAATTTTTCAAG GACGGATACAGTCTACGTGTAATAGATCTGAAATTCAATAGAATTAACGATCTGTTAGAATTGTCAAACTTCAAAGGCTTGATACAAGAAATAGACCTTAGGGGCAATGGTTGTACTAAATGGCCTAACTACAAAGGTGTACTTTTATTTTCTATACCAAGTATACAACTTATCGATGGCAAACCTGTATCTACTTCAGAAAAA GTTGGTGCTGCAACACTGTTCGCATCGCCAGTGAATCTAAGAGCTGCTCGAACTGTCACAAAGTTAACTTTATTGGAGCAATTAAGTACGCCCAAAATTGATCTGTACATCACGCCATATGATGAGCCCAGCCCACCTTTAATAATACTTACAGGCCCATCTGCGGTGAAAAAGATCTCCTTAGCCCTTAATATTGCACGAGTGCTTTCAAAAAAG GTAATGTATTGCCAGTGGCATACTACGAAAGAGCCCGAGCACGATCAAGTTGAACAGCCTTATAATTTCGTGAACAGAGAAGAATTCAACGATATATCTCGTTGCGGAGACTTTTTAGCAATCGAGGAACTGTTGGGGAACAGTTATGGATTTC ACCATAATCAAATTGCTTCCTTAATATTGGAGAAGAAAATTGGCATCACACAAATGCACCTACACGCAACCATGCAAATGAGTAAACGATATCCCAATATTAAACCCGTTCTAGTATTGACAGAAAGCGAAAGTGTTCATCATAGTTGGATTCAAGAGAAATTTGATGTTTACACGTGCATCAGGGACAGCAAGGAAAATTTCGTAAGAGATAGTAAAGTTACAGTGGAGAGTACTTTAGAATCTACAAACACAACGTTAAATTTCATGGAGCATATTGTAAATGAT ATCATAAACAGCTGCCAGTTACATTCAAACAATACAGATGTAAAACCAGAAGAGCTAAGTATGGCAACtaataaaatagaaactaaAACAGTATGGGCTAAAGAGGTGGTAGCAAAAAATAACATAGAGATGGAAGAGAAAAGGTACATCAAGTTTCAAGAcggagaaggagaagaaaaaggaaatgaAACTGATCACCGGCACTCAGAGCATTATGACATATTGTTGGGGCACAAATTTGATAATCAGAACGAATTAAGA GTAATTTTGGATGAATATTCGAACGTTATAATTGAAGATGAACATACAAAACGTGAAAGGCATCAGGCAAAACTACTATATCGTCGAAATACATTATTAGAAGCAGCGGGACGCTCCATAACAGGAGAACTTAGCGAATCAATGTCTAGCGAGGAAACATTAACCGATCCA CCACCTTTGGAAACGAAAAAGGCAGAACTTTTAAAGGATATCTACACAGACCTGGTAATTAAAAcaagaaaaatgtatttggacCATCATATAAACCAACCAGGATTCTTTTCATTAGTG TTGCTGACAGATGATTATGTTAAATCATTTAATAGCCTGGTCAGTTTTATATACGAGATGTACATAAACCATTCTACTGCGAAACCTAAATATTTCACCGAACTTGAACATTTTACTCAAGTCGCTGTTCCTGCAATGAACGCCAGTGTCGTAGATGAAATACAGCA ATCATTATCGATATCAAGATCGCAAAGAGAAACATTGTTGAGAATTTACGGTATTACTTCGTGGAAGGACTTAATGCCTAGtcaaagaataaaaaatgtaatcaaATCAACTGATTTAGCTACAACAACATAA
- the Dzip1 gene encoding DAZ interacting zinc finger protein 1 isoform X1, whose amino-acid sequence MAFSFRMGTKRCHDFPKLARESGFYFNMHRSRVRVDWNRISNIDVDRIIRDRDFHAIDDNINIVIDYCLESEYDLKILDPSFVKLFRLAQLAVEYLLYCKQYLDHSVVILKDELRSKIEENVKLKKETATLEEVVNHLKEKAKDRSKLMESKIGDCNGEIYKCPHCPKTFISSMFVSAHIIRRHGYMSELCLTSSSIHEHYQNETKKLHNEIKSLKERLNETERVIRNESERIPEKKAVVYDKRHLENEAENFNCDTNKSEEHLEYKGYQEEIKNLKTMLFDEINHLRQKEKNMYERTPETNVQTLINQQEKEFQKLRNQLFEKLTPDIEGVQAKLYSQENYWRSKIDHIEEQHQKDVERLSAELKLTQKAADDIKAEYEFKVNDLERQSSNQSNILKEQSRQLNSLSHEINVSQLNERNKNLENDVQNKSDRSTMIDESKKTVRKSNESDLKQKDYVDTSSQMIVRNINSILTSDLSVSKVFPSTLRTTISRNVHTLNPRYKTVTCEEKKNIKQESKVIKNKKNVEKDLLKHCCSNDTSESKNSVPETRVNQEAKRIKHDPNDHLISKADLNESKDTFDRNMHQKFLSMNSSRGSETLEDDLNSEINSEPSMSESQTQSETESFTILHNNSPMHKHKKLAAVLPKSKKTAPHDSSHKKLRENLRLTFEQKLRDLGIDPEWQGIPKATFKQKMDILRHHEKITMRKLPKYHQVKLKIIEEVLNKIFKKAKTMENFKPVKRLMPMKAFGDLEAPANSISQDATPNKLHSTSKVDCSVKSTSESESTPIKSTKTSNHKSIESLIQISPSLLTSVNKDSLNRVKSLFDDSANNTNEQQELQNVSMSPKHNKSSLKTAIGSTSSLTKKKVIFDLADDNDRESLSDYDVRKDELHSVSAYEQSHLPEQENYKNTGNIVLKTSQSDKIAEISKKLEAQLSMVRQKPVGSIETIFSSKYMQNREDHNTNNQRKTSTSISSLLESPFKPSTFSTKVTKNQTPQPAPRNLKDKTPESSHTESISEISDLDSDIDKILKLK is encoded by the exons ATGGCATTTTCGTTTCGAATGGGCACCAAACGGTGCCATGACTTTCCGAAATTGGCCAGGGAGTCAGGATTTTACTTCAATATGCATAGGTCCAGAGTACGGGTAGATTGGAATCGTATAA GTAATATAGATGTAGACCGAATTATAAGAGACAGAGATTTCCATGCTATCGAtgataatataaatattgtaaTAGATTATTGTTTAGAGAGTGAATACGATCTTAAAATCTTGGACCCCAGTTTTGTAAAGCTCTTCCGCCTTGCGCAGCTCGCAGTTGAATACTTGTTATATTGCAAACAGTACTTGGATCACAGCGTGGTGATATTGAAAGATGAATTAAGATCCAAGATAGAGGAGAACGTTAAACTGAAGAAGGAGACCGCTACCTTGGAGGAAGTGGTGAACCATTTGAAAGAGAAGGCAAAGGATAGGAGTAAATTGATGGAATCTAAAATTGGAGATTGTAATGGTGAAATTTATAAA TGTCCTCATTGTCCGAAAACTTTTATATCCTCTATGTTCGTAAGTGCTCACATCATACGTCGGCATGGATATATGTCAGAGTTATGCCTGACTTCGTCTTCTATACACGAGCATTACCAAAATGAGACCAAAAAATtgcataatgaaataaaaagctTAAAAGAGAGGCTGAATGAAACAGAGAGGGTAATAAGAAACGAATCTGAAAGAATTCCTGAAAAGAAAGCGGTAGTTTACGATAAAAGACACCTTGAAAACGAAGCTGAGAACTTTAATTGTGATACTAATAAATCTGAGGAGCATCTGGAGTATAAAGGATATCAAGAGGAGATAAAGAATTTGAAAACTATGCTTTTTGATGAAATAAAT catttaaggcagaaagaaaagaacatGTATGAACGTACGCCGGAAACAAATGTACAAACATTGATAAATCAACAAGAAAAAGAATTCCAGAAGTTGAGGAATCAGCTGTTTGAAAAA CTAACTCCAGACATAGAAGGCGTACAAGCGAAATTATATTCACAGGAAAATTATTGGAGATCTAAAATCGATCACATAGAAGAGCAACATCAGAAAGATGTCGAGAGACTCTCTGCTGAATTGAAATTAACGCAGAAGGCAGCTGATGACATTAAAGCAGAATATGAATTTAAAGTCAATGATTTGGAACGTCAATCTAGCAATCAATCAAACATTTTAAAGGAGCAAAGTAGACAATTAAATTCTCTGTCTCATGAAATAAATGTGTCGCAattaaatgaaagaaataaGAATCTTGAAAACGATGTGCAGAATAAGAGTGATCGGTCTACAATGATAGATGAATCTAAAAAAACAGTAAGGAAGTCGAACGAAagtgatttgaaacaaaaagatTATGTGGATACAAGCTCGCAAATGATTGTCAGGAACATAAACAGTATATTAACTTCAGATTTATCTGTATCCAAAGTATTTCCATCAACATTGCGAACTACAATTTCGAGAAATGTACATACTTTGAATCCCAGATATAAAACTGTTACGTGCGAAgagaaaaagaatattaaacaagaaagtaaagtaattaaaaataagaaaaatgtgGAGAAGGATCTACTAAAACATTGTTGTTCGAACGATACATCGGAATCAAAGAATTCAGTGCCTGAAACAAGAGTAAATCAGGAAGCAAAGCGTATAAAGCATGACCCTAATGATCATTTAATCTCAAAAGCAGATTTGAATGAATCGAAGGAtacttttgatagaaatatgcATCAGAAGTTTCTATCTATGAACAGCAGCAGAGGGTCAGAAACTTTAGAAGACGATCTAAATTCTGAAATCAATTCAGAGCCAAGTATGTCCGAATCGCAGACGCAGTCAGAAACAGAAAGTTTTACCATCCTTCACAATAATTCTCCGATGCATAAGCATAAGAAACTTGCAGCAGTTTTGCCAAAATCTAAGAAGACAGCGCCACATGATTCATCTCACAAAAAATTACGAGAAAACTTACGCCTTACATTCGAACAGAAATTAAGGGATCTAGGAATCGATCCAGAATGGCAAGGGATACCCAAGGcaacgtttaagcaaaaaaTGGACATTTTGAGACATCATGAAAAAATTACTATGAGA AAATTGCCAAAATATCATCAggtgaaattgaaaataatcgaGGAAGTtcttaacaaaatatttaagaagGCGAAGACAATGGAGAACTTTAAACCTGTAAAAAGATTAATGCCAATGAAAGCATTTGGCGATCTGGAAGCTCCTG CCAATTCTATCTCACAGGACGCAACTCCAAACAAATTGCATTCTACATCAAAAGTTGATTGTTCTGTCAAGAGTACAAGTGAAAGTGAATCAACGCCAATAAAATCCACAAAGACTTCAAATCACAAGAGCATAGAAAGTTTAATACAGATTTCGCCAAGTTTACTAACATCCGTGAATAAAGATTCTTTGAACAGAGTGAAATCTTTATTTGACGACAGTGCGAATAATACAAACGAACAGCAGGAATTACAAAATGTTTCAATGTCTCCGAAGCACAATAAAAGTTCCCTGAAGACAGCGATTGGTTCAACAAgcagtttaacgaagaaaaaagttATTTTCGACTTAGCAGATGATAACGACAGAGAGTCACTCTCCGATTATGATGTCAGGAAAGATGAATTGCACTCGGTCAGTGCTTATGAGCAAAGCCACTTACCTGagcaagaaaattacaaaaatacaggCAACATTGTACTAAAGACCTCTCAAAGCGATAAGATAGCAGAGATATCAAAAAAACTTGAAGCACAG TTGAGTATGGTAAGGCAGAAGCCCGTGGGATCAATTGaaacaatattttcttcaaagtATATGCAAAACAGAGAAGATCACAATACCAATAACCAGCGAAAGACATCGACAAGCATTAGTTCTCTCTTAGAAAGCCCATTCAAACCATCGACATTCAGTACCAAAGTAACAAAGAACCAAACACCACAACCAGCGCCACGTAATTTAAAAGATAAGACACCCGAGTCGTCACACACAGAATCCATATCAGAAATTTCGGATTTAGACTCTGATATAGATAAGATCTTGAAGTTGAAGTGA
- the Dzip1 gene encoding DAZ interacting zinc finger protein 1 isoform X2, with translation MCPHCPKTFISSMFVSAHIIRRHGYMSELCLTSSSIHEHYQNETKKLHNEIKSLKERLNETERVIRNESERIPEKKAVVYDKRHLENEAENFNCDTNKSEEHLEYKGYQEEIKNLKTMLFDEINHLRQKEKNMYERTPETNVQTLINQQEKEFQKLRNQLFEKLTPDIEGVQAKLYSQENYWRSKIDHIEEQHQKDVERLSAELKLTQKAADDIKAEYEFKVNDLERQSSNQSNILKEQSRQLNSLSHEINVSQLNERNKNLENDVQNKSDRSTMIDESKKTVRKSNESDLKQKDYVDTSSQMIVRNINSILTSDLSVSKVFPSTLRTTISRNVHTLNPRYKTVTCEEKKNIKQESKVIKNKKNVEKDLLKHCCSNDTSESKNSVPETRVNQEAKRIKHDPNDHLISKADLNESKDTFDRNMHQKFLSMNSSRGSETLEDDLNSEINSEPSMSESQTQSETESFTILHNNSPMHKHKKLAAVLPKSKKTAPHDSSHKKLRENLRLTFEQKLRDLGIDPEWQGIPKATFKQKMDILRHHEKITMRKLPKYHQVKLKIIEEVLNKIFKKAKTMENFKPVKRLMPMKAFGDLEAPANSISQDATPNKLHSTSKVDCSVKSTSESESTPIKSTKTSNHKSIESLIQISPSLLTSVNKDSLNRVKSLFDDSANNTNEQQELQNVSMSPKHNKSSLKTAIGSTSSLTKKKVIFDLADDNDRESLSDYDVRKDELHSVSAYEQSHLPEQENYKNTGNIVLKTSQSDKIAEISKKLEAQLSMVRQKPVGSIETIFSSKYMQNREDHNTNNQRKTSTSISSLLESPFKPSTFSTKVTKNQTPQPAPRNLKDKTPESSHTESISEISDLDSDIDKILKLK, from the exons ATG TGTCCTCATTGTCCGAAAACTTTTATATCCTCTATGTTCGTAAGTGCTCACATCATACGTCGGCATGGATATATGTCAGAGTTATGCCTGACTTCGTCTTCTATACACGAGCATTACCAAAATGAGACCAAAAAATtgcataatgaaataaaaagctTAAAAGAGAGGCTGAATGAAACAGAGAGGGTAATAAGAAACGAATCTGAAAGAATTCCTGAAAAGAAAGCGGTAGTTTACGATAAAAGACACCTTGAAAACGAAGCTGAGAACTTTAATTGTGATACTAATAAATCTGAGGAGCATCTGGAGTATAAAGGATATCAAGAGGAGATAAAGAATTTGAAAACTATGCTTTTTGATGAAATAAAT catttaaggcagaaagaaaagaacatGTATGAACGTACGCCGGAAACAAATGTACAAACATTGATAAATCAACAAGAAAAAGAATTCCAGAAGTTGAGGAATCAGCTGTTTGAAAAA CTAACTCCAGACATAGAAGGCGTACAAGCGAAATTATATTCACAGGAAAATTATTGGAGATCTAAAATCGATCACATAGAAGAGCAACATCAGAAAGATGTCGAGAGACTCTCTGCTGAATTGAAATTAACGCAGAAGGCAGCTGATGACATTAAAGCAGAATATGAATTTAAAGTCAATGATTTGGAACGTCAATCTAGCAATCAATCAAACATTTTAAAGGAGCAAAGTAGACAATTAAATTCTCTGTCTCATGAAATAAATGTGTCGCAattaaatgaaagaaataaGAATCTTGAAAACGATGTGCAGAATAAGAGTGATCGGTCTACAATGATAGATGAATCTAAAAAAACAGTAAGGAAGTCGAACGAAagtgatttgaaacaaaaagatTATGTGGATACAAGCTCGCAAATGATTGTCAGGAACATAAACAGTATATTAACTTCAGATTTATCTGTATCCAAAGTATTTCCATCAACATTGCGAACTACAATTTCGAGAAATGTACATACTTTGAATCCCAGATATAAAACTGTTACGTGCGAAgagaaaaagaatattaaacaagaaagtaaagtaattaaaaataagaaaaatgtgGAGAAGGATCTACTAAAACATTGTTGTTCGAACGATACATCGGAATCAAAGAATTCAGTGCCTGAAACAAGAGTAAATCAGGAAGCAAAGCGTATAAAGCATGACCCTAATGATCATTTAATCTCAAAAGCAGATTTGAATGAATCGAAGGAtacttttgatagaaatatgcATCAGAAGTTTCTATCTATGAACAGCAGCAGAGGGTCAGAAACTTTAGAAGACGATCTAAATTCTGAAATCAATTCAGAGCCAAGTATGTCCGAATCGCAGACGCAGTCAGAAACAGAAAGTTTTACCATCCTTCACAATAATTCTCCGATGCATAAGCATAAGAAACTTGCAGCAGTTTTGCCAAAATCTAAGAAGACAGCGCCACATGATTCATCTCACAAAAAATTACGAGAAAACTTACGCCTTACATTCGAACAGAAATTAAGGGATCTAGGAATCGATCCAGAATGGCAAGGGATACCCAAGGcaacgtttaagcaaaaaaTGGACATTTTGAGACATCATGAAAAAATTACTATGAGA AAATTGCCAAAATATCATCAggtgaaattgaaaataatcgaGGAAGTtcttaacaaaatatttaagaagGCGAAGACAATGGAGAACTTTAAACCTGTAAAAAGATTAATGCCAATGAAAGCATTTGGCGATCTGGAAGCTCCTG CCAATTCTATCTCACAGGACGCAACTCCAAACAAATTGCATTCTACATCAAAAGTTGATTGTTCTGTCAAGAGTACAAGTGAAAGTGAATCAACGCCAATAAAATCCACAAAGACTTCAAATCACAAGAGCATAGAAAGTTTAATACAGATTTCGCCAAGTTTACTAACATCCGTGAATAAAGATTCTTTGAACAGAGTGAAATCTTTATTTGACGACAGTGCGAATAATACAAACGAACAGCAGGAATTACAAAATGTTTCAATGTCTCCGAAGCACAATAAAAGTTCCCTGAAGACAGCGATTGGTTCAACAAgcagtttaacgaagaaaaaagttATTTTCGACTTAGCAGATGATAACGACAGAGAGTCACTCTCCGATTATGATGTCAGGAAAGATGAATTGCACTCGGTCAGTGCTTATGAGCAAAGCCACTTACCTGagcaagaaaattacaaaaatacaggCAACATTGTACTAAAGACCTCTCAAAGCGATAAGATAGCAGAGATATCAAAAAAACTTGAAGCACAG TTGAGTATGGTAAGGCAGAAGCCCGTGGGATCAATTGaaacaatattttcttcaaagtATATGCAAAACAGAGAAGATCACAATACCAATAACCAGCGAAAGACATCGACAAGCATTAGTTCTCTCTTAGAAAGCCCATTCAAACCATCGACATTCAGTACCAAAGTAACAAAGAACCAAACACCACAACCAGCGCCACGTAATTTAAAAGATAAGACACCCGAGTCGTCACACACAGAATCCATATCAGAAATTTCGGATTTAGACTCTGATATAGATAAGATCTTGAAGTTGAAGTGA
- the Sf2 gene encoding splicing factor 2, producing the protein MSHGGRNECRIYVGNLPPDIRTKDIQDLFYKFGKVIFVDLKNRRGPPFAFVEFDDPRDAEDAVHARDGYDYDGYRLRVEFPRGGGPSNNFRGGRGAGDSGRGGRGEMSNSRGRGPPARRSQYRVLVTGLPPSGSWQDLKDHMREAGDVCFADVYKDGTGVVEFLRYEDMKYAVKKLDDSRFRSHEGEVAYIRVKEDHSSGDRGRSEDRERGRSHSRSYSPRRRGSPTYSPLRRNYSRSRSRSRSRSYD; encoded by the exons ATGTCCCACGGTGGTAGAAACGAGTGCAGAATTTACGTGGGCAACTTGCCGCCCGATATAAGAACCAAAGACATCCAAGACCTATTCTACAAGTTCGGTAAAGTAATCTTTGTTGATTTAAAAAACCGTAGGGGCCCGCCGTTCGCCTTCGTCGAATTCGACGACCCAAG GGACGCAGAGGATGCAGTACATGCGAGGGACGGATACGATTATGACGGTTACAGATTGCGGGTTGAGTTTCCAAGAGGTGGTGGGCCTAGTAATAATTTCCGTGGAGGTCGGGGAGCAGGGGACAGTGGGCGAGGTGGTCGGGGTGAAATGAGTAATTCCAGAGGACGAGGGCCACCTGCGAGGAGATCTCAATATAGAGTTCTTGTTACTGGTTTACCTCCATCCGGTAGTTGGCAGGATTTGAAGGATCACATGCGCGAAGCTGGCGATGTTTGCTTCGCCGATGTTTATAAAGACGGCACCGGAGTTGTTGAGTTCTTGCGATACGAGGACATGAAATACGCTGTGAAGAAGTTAGACGATTCAAGATTTAGGTCTCACGAG GGTGAGGTAGCCTATATTCGAGTGAAAGAAGATCATAGCAGTGGCGATAGGGGACGCAGCGAAGACAGAGAAAGGGGTCGAAGTCATTCACGGAGCTATAGCCCACGGCGCCGTGGTTCACCTACCTATTCACCATTGCGGCGTAATTACTCGCGGTCAAGATCTCGCTCCAGATCTCGTTCATACGACTAG
- the LOC143373616 gene encoding dehydrogenase/reductase SDR family member 11-like has protein sequence MDPKFWTDKVALITGANSGIGKCLVECMVGKGMKVVGIARRVDKIKAFADELKSKPGKLFPLQCDLSNQSDILRVFEWIEKNLGCIDILVNNAAINMDITLQTGEMEDWKKIFDVNFLGLTCITKEALKLMKKKGMNNGIIVNINDVCGLKVPITCDRPVSPAYISSKFALTALTECLRSELAQLESNIKVISISPGLVETEMTAQWLKENPRLALKPKDVSDCIFFAMQTPETVLIKDLVVTPIREAM, from the exons ATGGACCCGAAATTCTGGACCGACAAAGTCGCCCTCATCACTGGCGCTAACTCCGGCATCGGCAAGTGCTTGGTAGAATGCATGGTTGGCAAGGGAATGAAGGTCGTGGGCATTGCTCGCCGCGTCGACAAGATCAAG GCATTTGCCGACGAGCTGAAATCAAAACCAGGAAAGCTGTTCCCTCTGCAGTGTGACCTCTCCAACCAGAGTGACATTCTGCGCGTGTTCGAATGGATTGAAAAGAATTTGGGATGCATAGACATCTTGGTGAACAATGCTGCTATTAACATGGACATTACACTCCAAACCGGCGAGATGGAAGACTGGAAGAAGATCTTCGACGTCAACTTCCTCGGACTCACTTGCATCACCAAGGAAGCCCTGAAATTAATGAAGAAAAAGG GAATGAACAATGGCATCATTGTGAATATCAATGACGTTTGTGGACTGAAGGTACCAATTACTTGCGACCGTCCAGTGTCCCCGGCTTACATCAGCAGCAAATTCGCTTTGACTGCCTTGACAGAATGCCTCCGCTCTGAATTGGCGCAGCTCGAATCCAACATCAAAGTTATT TCCATCTCTCCTGGACTGGTGGAGACAGAGATGACTGCGCAATGGCTGAAGGAGAACCCACGTCTGGCTTTGAAACCCAAGGACGTGTCCGATTGCATTTTCTTCGCAATGCAAACTCCAGAGACAGTTCTGATCAAGGACCTCGTAGTCACACCCATTCGCGAGGCAATGTAA